A stretch of DNA from Dehalococcoidia bacterium:
TCAGACGCAAGCCTTCTTCAAGCGACAGAGCGCCGGCCGCCACGAGGGCGGAATACTCCCCGAGGGAATGCCCGGCGACGAAGGCGGGGCGGGCCGTGATGGCTCCTGCCTCGAGAGCCGCCGCGAGCGCCGCGAGGCTTACGGCCATGATCGCGGGCTGGGTAATGCGGGTGTCTCTCAGCTTCTCTTCGGGGCCGTCGAAGCAGACCTGCGTGAGGCTGAAGCCGAGCACGCGGTCGGCGGCCTTCAGGACCTCGCGGCCGGCAGGCGACGACTCCCAGAGGTCGCGGCCCATGCCAACTTCCTGGGCGCCCTGGCCCGGGAAGAGCCAGGCGACGTTCGAGGCCGTTTGCTTGGGTAGCTCTAGCGGACCGCTACTGGCCAAGGGACGGGCCCGGGATCTCCAAGGCCTCTCGCCCCTTGTAGTAGCCGCAGACCGGACAAGCGTGATGAGGACGCCGCATGTTCCGGCACTGGGGACAACGAGTGAGGCCCGTGAGCTTCAGCGCGAGGTGACTGCGGCGCTTGCCCTGGCGGGCTTTTGGATAGCGCTTCTTTGGCAGTGGGGGCACGGCTAATCCTTCCCTATCAGGCCGCTACTCTTGAGGCGCGCCAGCTCCGCCCAACGACTGTCCACGGTTGCGGCCTCGCAGGCACACTGGCCCTCGTTCAAAT
This window harbors:
- the rpmF gene encoding 50S ribosomal protein L32 — its product is MPPLPKKRYPKARQGKRRSHLALKLTGLTRCPQCRNMRRPHHACPVCGYYKGREALEIPGPSLGQ